One window of Halopelagius longus genomic DNA carries:
- a CDS encoding PhzF family phenazine biosynthesis protein gives MSAENRFHLVDVFAERRYAGNQLAVVEDGASLSDEEMLDIAREMNYSETTFVETGEERNGGYDVRIFTPKEEIPFAGHPTLGTAAVLREEFGAGEEVTLNLPVGRIPVEVREADGEELLWMTQNPPEFGETVEPERVAEVLSLDASDVDDEWPVQVVSTGLPAVLIPLTDRDALERIAVDRRAYDELLDDVGVENLFAFCPDPRDGSHDFAARMFALGYNVPEDPATGSANGCLAGYLARHRYFDSPEVSVTVEQGYEMGRPSLLHLEAHDEAEAEARDDGEARSDGDVTVRVGGRVVPVADGTLR, from the coding sequence ATGAGCGCGGAGAACCGCTTTCACCTCGTGGACGTGTTCGCCGAACGCCGGTACGCCGGGAACCAACTCGCCGTCGTGGAGGACGGCGCGTCACTGAGCGACGAGGAGATGCTCGACATCGCGCGGGAGATGAACTACTCGGAGACGACGTTCGTGGAGACAGGCGAGGAGCGAAACGGCGGGTACGACGTGCGCATCTTCACGCCGAAGGAGGAGATTCCGTTCGCCGGACACCCGACGCTCGGCACCGCCGCCGTCCTCCGCGAGGAGTTCGGGGCCGGCGAGGAGGTGACGCTGAACCTCCCCGTCGGGCGGATTCCCGTCGAAGTCCGCGAGGCGGACGGCGAAGAACTGCTGTGGATGACGCAGAACCCCCCGGAGTTCGGCGAGACGGTCGAACCCGAACGCGTCGCCGAGGTGCTGTCGCTCGACGCCTCGGACGTCGACGACGAGTGGCCGGTGCAGGTCGTCTCTACCGGCCTCCCGGCGGTGCTGATTCCGCTGACCGACCGCGACGCCCTCGAACGTATCGCGGTGGACCGGCGGGCGTACGACGAACTGCTCGACGACGTGGGCGTCGAGAACCTCTTCGCGTTCTGTCCGGACCCGAGGGACGGGTCTCACGACTTCGCGGCGCGGATGTTCGCCCTCGGGTACAACGTGCCGGAGGACCCCGCGACGGGGAGCGCGAACGGGTGCCTCGCGGGCTACCTCGCGCGGCACCGCTACTTCGACTCCCCGGAAGTGAGCGTCACCGTCGAACAGGGGTACGAGATGGGACGCCCGTCGCTCCTGCATCTCGAAGCGCACGACGAGGCGGAGGCAGAGGCGAGGGACGACGGCGAGGCGCGAAGCGACGGCGACGTGACGGTGCGCGTCGGCGGGCGCGTCGTCCCCGTCGCGGACGGAACGCTTCGGTAA
- the eif1A gene encoding translation initiation factor eIF-1A gives MAKNDNENQGRRDLRMPDEDEVFAVVTNMLGANRVEVRCADGVERTARIPGRMQKRIWIREDDVVLVEPWDWQDEKGDITWRYEKSEADQLRDEGHIQ, from the coding sequence ATGGCGAAGAACGACAACGAAAATCAGGGGCGTCGCGACCTGCGGATGCCCGACGAGGACGAGGTTTTCGCCGTCGTGACGAACATGCTCGGTGCGAACCGCGTCGAGGTGCGGTGCGCCGACGGCGTCGAACGAACCGCGCGCATCCCGGGTCGGATGCAGAAGCGAATCTGGATCCGGGAGGACGACGTAGTGCTCGTCGAACCGTGGGACTGGCAGGACGAGAAAGGCGACATCACGTGGCGCTACGAGAAGTCCGAAGCGGACCAACTCCGCGACGAGGGCCACATCCAGTAA
- a CDS encoding alpha/beta hydrolase: MSADSSLTVERDRRVVERPERTLYADAYYAESGEATDRPVVAFVYGGAWETGARGQFARWALDAASEGFVAVELSYRLSDEATFPAQIRDVRAGLAWARENAESFGGDPDRLAAVGHSAGAHLAVLSALAPEGEFGDDSPVRTRPDSVVGISGPYAFDGDDEDGVTERFLGGTPEEVPHRYEAAQPVNHVSGGAPPTLLLHGEEDEVVPAESSEGLAEAMAAAGDEAEVRTYPEADHVFLHSSYWYPRVREDAFSFLRESLN, encoded by the coding sequence ATGAGCGCCGACAGTTCTCTCACAGTCGAACGCGACCGTCGCGTCGTCGAACGCCCCGAGCGAACGCTGTACGCCGACGCGTACTACGCCGAGTCGGGGGAGGCGACGGACCGACCGGTCGTCGCCTTCGTCTACGGCGGCGCGTGGGAAACCGGCGCGCGCGGGCAGTTCGCCCGGTGGGCGCTGGATGCCGCGAGCGAAGGATTCGTCGCCGTCGAACTCTCCTACCGCCTCAGCGACGAGGCGACGTTCCCGGCGCAGATACGCGACGTGCGCGCCGGACTCGCGTGGGCGCGGGAGAACGCCGAGTCGTTCGGGGGCGACCCGGACCGACTCGCCGCCGTCGGCCACTCCGCGGGCGCGCACCTCGCGGTGCTGTCGGCACTCGCGCCGGAGGGCGAGTTCGGCGACGACTCGCCGGTCAGAACCCGCCCGGACTCGGTCGTCGGAATCAGCGGTCCGTACGCCTTCGATGGCGACGACGAGGACGGGGTCACAGAACGGTTCCTCGGCGGCACGCCCGAGGAGGTGCCCCACCGCTACGAGGCGGCGCAACCGGTGAACCACGTCTCCGGGGGCGCGCCGCCGACGCTTCTGCTGCACGGCGAAGAAGACGAGGTGGTTCCGGCCGAGTCCTCGGAGGGACTCGCCGAGGCGATGGCGGCGGCGGGGGACGAAGCCGAGGTGCGGACGTACCCCGAGGCGGACCACGTGTTCCTGCACTCCTCGTACTGGTACCCTCGCGTGCGCGAGGACGCGTTCTCCTTCCTGCGGGAGTCGCTGAACTAG
- a CDS encoding DUF460 domain-containing protein, translating into MNDRTSALDSLVFGVDIQSGDVRGDAPSYAVVAFDGENIDRDVVSHRKLRRLIDREKPALVATDNMYELATDKDDLVRFLRSLPSETRLVQVTGAERPEPLSRVASRHGVPYGKKPMKEAETAARLAAANVGVEVSAFTNTTTVKVSRGRSTGKGGWSQDRYTRRIHGSVKRRAREVEKRLKQAGLEYEKDVTEKYGGYSNATFLVEARPEDIPVSSGRAGDTRVEIERERLDGIEFEPLVKRRDHVIVGIDPGTTTAAAVVDLDGHVLDVRSTRTADTAEIIEWLIERGRPVIVAADVTPMPETVEKFRRSFDAAGWVPNSDLPVDEKLHRTREAEYENDHQRDALAAALFAFDDHEDQFERITRKVPPDVERGTVISRVVAGEESVEAVLRDLDDDAQEEDDESTHQQRELTDEEKEIRRLETRVERLESHVEDLKETIDEKDDTIEEYKSELSEAKREERREARERREVQRLERENGRLERRVETLEEENETLDRKLERLKTLWKLDHSNFADVNTEKDLVPVKVVEQFTTDAVERADEQYGLAAGDVVFLRDASGAGRATAKRLAETNPRVVLRGVGGLSSEADEVLFEHEIPVGPADDVRLQEVDELAVAREADVAEVIEDWEDRAEERRKEQKEAMMDQIISEHRAETRSESR; encoded by the coding sequence GTGAACGACCGGACGAGTGCGCTCGACTCCCTCGTCTTCGGCGTGGACATCCAGAGCGGCGACGTGCGCGGCGACGCGCCGTCGTACGCCGTCGTCGCCTTCGACGGGGAGAACATCGACCGCGACGTGGTCTCCCACCGGAAACTGAGACGCCTCATCGACCGCGAGAAGCCCGCCCTCGTCGCCACCGACAACATGTACGAGTTGGCGACGGACAAAGACGACTTAGTTCGGTTTCTCCGGTCGCTTCCCTCCGAAACTCGATTGGTGCAGGTGACGGGAGCGGAGCGGCCGGAACCGCTCTCGCGGGTCGCCTCCAGACACGGCGTCCCCTACGGCAAGAAGCCGATGAAGGAGGCGGAGACGGCCGCCCGCCTCGCCGCCGCGAACGTCGGCGTCGAGGTGTCCGCCTTCACGAACACCACGACGGTGAAAGTCTCCCGCGGTCGCTCGACCGGCAAGGGCGGGTGGAGTCAGGACCGCTACACCCGCCGCATCCACGGGTCGGTGAAGCGGCGCGCTCGGGAGGTGGAGAAGCGACTGAAGCAGGCCGGTTTGGAGTACGAGAAGGACGTGACCGAGAAGTACGGCGGCTACTCGAACGCGACGTTCCTCGTCGAGGCGCGGCCCGAGGACATCCCCGTCTCGTCCGGTCGGGCGGGCGACACGCGCGTGGAGATAGAGCGCGAACGCCTCGACGGCATCGAGTTCGAACCGCTCGTGAAGCGCCGCGACCACGTCATCGTCGGCATCGACCCCGGGACGACCACCGCCGCCGCGGTGGTGGACTTAGACGGGCACGTCCTCGACGTGCGTTCGACGCGGACGGCCGACACCGCCGAGATAATCGAGTGGCTCATCGAACGCGGGCGGCCGGTCATCGTCGCCGCCGACGTGACGCCGATGCCCGAGACGGTGGAGAAGTTCCGCCGGAGTTTCGACGCGGCCGGGTGGGTGCCGAACTCGGACCTGCCGGTGGACGAGAAACTCCACCGCACCCGCGAGGCGGAGTACGAGAACGACCACCAGCGAGACGCGCTGGCGGCGGCGTTGTTCGCCTTCGACGACCACGAGGACCAGTTCGAGCGCATCACCCGGAAGGTGCCGCCGGACGTAGAGCGCGGGACGGTCATCTCCCGCGTCGTCGCGGGCGAGGAGTCCGTCGAAGCCGTCCTCCGGGACTTGGACGACGACGCACAGGAGGAGGACGACGAATCGACGCACCAGCAGCGCGAACTCACCGACGAGGAAAAGGAGATTCGCCGGTTGGAGACGCGGGTCGAACGCCTCGAATCCCACGTCGAGGACCTCAAGGAGACCATCGACGAGAAGGACGACACCATCGAGGAGTACAAATCGGAACTGTCCGAGGCGAAACGCGAGGAGCGTCGGGAGGCCAGAGAGCGCCGCGAGGTCCAGCGACTGGAACGCGAGAACGGCCGCCTCGAACGCCGCGTCGAGACCTTAGAGGAGGAAAACGAGACGCTCGACCGGAAACTGGAGCGGTTGAAGACGCTGTGGAAACTCGACCACTCGAACTTCGCGGACGTCAACACCGAGAAGGACCTCGTGCCGGTGAAAGTCGTAGAGCAGTTCACCACGGACGCCGTCGAACGCGCGGACGAGCAGTACGGACTCGCCGCGGGCGACGTGGTGTTCCTGCGGGACGCCTCCGGCGCGGGGCGGGCGACGGCGAAACGTCTCGCCGAGACGAACCCCCGCGTCGTCCTCCGCGGCGTCGGCGGCCTCTCCAGCGAAGCCGACGAAGTGCTCTTCGAACACGAGATACCCGTCGGCCCGGCCGACGACGTGCGACTGCAGGAGGTGGACGAACTCGCCGTCGCCCGCGAGGCGGACGTGGCCGAGGTCATCGAAGACTGGGAGGACCGCGCCGAGGAACGCCGCAAGGAGCAAAAGGAGGCGATGATGGACCAGATAATCAGCGAGCACCGCGCGGAGACGCGGAGCGAGAGTCGCTGA
- a CDS encoding PLDc N-terminal domain-containing protein: MATTRSPILILVGLVAAAFVPLAVMWVVVGGVEGVAYLLGFAAYFLVAHVALPGGVYFDARERGSNSVLAWTALAFFLPFVGAAFYFLVWQSRLGELAR, translated from the coding sequence ATGGCAACCACTCGCTCGCCGATACTCATCCTCGTCGGCTTGGTCGCCGCCGCGTTCGTCCCCCTCGCGGTGATGTGGGTCGTCGTCGGCGGCGTCGAAGGAGTCGCCTACCTCCTCGGATTCGCGGCGTACTTCCTCGTCGCCCACGTCGCGCTTCCCGGCGGCGTCTACTTCGACGCCCGCGAACGCGGGAGCAACTCCGTGCTGGCGTGGACGGCGCTAGCCTTTTTCCTCCCCTTCGTCGGCGCGGCCTTCTACTTCCTCGTCTGGCAGTCCCGACTCGGCGAACTGGCGCGGTAA
- a CDS encoding KH domain-containing protein has protein sequence MQHVKVPQDRIGVLIGEGGETMREIERRAEVRLDIDSESGSVAIETVGDPVSGLVAPDIVRAVGRGFTPESALSLLDDEMRTFELVDLSEYTRNKNDLQRQKGRLIGENGRTRELMEELTGAEVVIKGSTLGAIGQPEEVQAVRRAAGMILDGAPHGAVYSFLERKHNELTDGFDVRQSG, from the coding sequence ATGCAACACGTGAAGGTCCCGCAGGACCGAATCGGCGTCCTCATCGGCGAAGGCGGCGAGACGATGCGCGAGATAGAGCGCAGAGCCGAGGTCCGCCTCGACATCGACTCGGAGTCGGGGTCCGTCGCCATCGAGACGGTCGGCGACCCGGTCAGCGGACTCGTCGCGCCGGACATCGTCCGGGCCGTTGGTCGCGGATTCACCCCCGAGTCCGCCCTGTCGCTTCTCGACGACGAGATGCGAACCTTCGAACTCGTCGACCTCTCCGAGTACACCCGCAACAAGAACGACCTCCAACGCCAGAAGGGCCGACTCATCGGCGAGAACGGCCGCACTCGCGAACTCATGGAGGAACTCACCGGAGCGGAAGTCGTCATCAAGGGTTCGACGCTCGGCGCCATCGGGCAACCCGAAGAAGTGCAGGCGGTCCGCCGCGCGGCGGGGATGATACTCGACGGCGCGCCGCACGGCGCGGTGTACTCCTTCCTCGAACGGAAGCACAACGAACTCACCGACGGGTTCGACGTCCGGCAGTCGGGCTGA
- a CDS encoding AAA family ATPase, translated as MDAPLWTETHAPSLSDLPQAEVRERLGRTVDEPMNLILQGPPGVGKTAAVRALAREAHDDPDNDLVEINVADFFGRTKKQIRQDPRFAQFLTGRSRMAKRDMINRVLKESAGYAPVSGEYKTILLDNAEAIREDFQQALRRVMEKHHRTTQFVITTRQPTKLIPPIRSRCFPVPVRAPTTEETKGVLRDVADAEEVTYEEMALDIVASKANGDLRHAILAAQNAAIEGDGEITTDAAQEALSAVGHDDDLKDVLETAREGEIRDARKTLTTLLDDEGYEGQELLRDILRVADTYPEEFGDDDLIRLHRLAGGVDLDLAEGLDARLHLSHLLSAWAAGQTELDEESLA; from the coding sequence ATGGACGCGCCCCTGTGGACGGAGACGCACGCCCCGTCGCTGTCCGACCTCCCGCAGGCGGAGGTTCGCGAGCGATTGGGCCGAACCGTGGACGAACCGATGAACCTGATACTGCAGGGGCCGCCGGGCGTCGGAAAGACCGCCGCCGTGCGGGCACTCGCCCGCGAGGCGCACGACGACCCGGACAACGACTTAGTCGAGATCAACGTGGCCGACTTCTTCGGCCGCACGAAGAAGCAGATTCGCCAAGACCCCCGGTTCGCGCAGTTCCTCACCGGCCGGAGTCGGATGGCGAAACGCGACATGATAAACCGCGTGCTGAAGGAGTCGGCGGGCTACGCGCCCGTCTCCGGCGAGTACAAGACCATCCTCTTGGACAACGCCGAGGCCATCCGCGAGGACTTCCAGCAGGCGCTTCGCCGCGTGATGGAGAAGCACCACCGGACGACGCAGTTCGTCATCACGACGCGGCAACCGACGAAACTCATCCCGCCGATTCGCTCGCGGTGTTTCCCCGTCCCCGTCCGCGCGCCGACGACGGAGGAGACGAAGGGCGTCCTCCGCGACGTCGCCGACGCGGAGGAGGTGACCTACGAGGAGATGGCCCTCGACATCGTCGCCTCGAAGGCCAACGGGGACCTCCGCCACGCCATCCTCGCGGCGCAGAACGCCGCCATCGAGGGCGACGGCGAGATAACGACGGACGCCGCACAGGAAGCGCTCTCGGCCGTCGGCCACGACGACGACCTGAAGGACGTACTGGAGACGGCCCGCGAGGGCGAGATTCGGGACGCCCGGAAGACGCTCACGACGCTTCTGGACGACGAGGGGTACGAGGGACAGGAACTGCTCCGCGACATCCTCCGCGTCGCCGACACCTACCCCGAGGAGTTCGGGGACGACGACCTGATTCGCCTCCACCGCCTCGCCGGCGGCGTCGATTTGGACCTCGCGGAGGGACTCGACGCCCGCCTGCACCTCTCGCATCTCCTCTCTGCGTGGGCCGCCGGCCAGACGGAACTCGACGAGGAGTCGCTGGCGTAG
- a CDS encoding prohibitin family protein — MGIDVPPPSTSAASLTRMVLVGALALLLVAAPVTGLLAWEPVEEGNVKVVKKWGATTGEVFEPGAHFINPVAQSTVPISVRPQSYTMSSTSGEGDVKSRDDAITVLTEDGLRADIDVTVRYRVDASNAVTFYREYRTLETAEERLIRPSIRSTLRTEAGRLPVTVIYTGEGQTQLKTAAEEALADEFGNAGLILEAVQVRNVELPDEYAQAVERKEITEQRRQQKQDELAVERLEADRKRIEAKGEADSNRIIARSLDQRVLAQKYIDKLDETDTVYIPVGDGGYPQFVQSLDSANYSAASNVSANVTATADSDADSASTNVSGARSNATANDSANA; from the coding sequence ATGGGTATCGACGTCCCTCCACCCTCCACCTCCGCCGCGTCGCTGACTCGAATGGTCCTCGTGGGCGCTCTCGCCCTCCTCCTCGTCGCCGCCCCCGTCACCGGCCTCCTCGCGTGGGAACCGGTCGAAGAGGGGAACGTGAAGGTAGTCAAAAAGTGGGGCGCGACGACCGGGGAAGTGTTCGAACCCGGCGCGCACTTCATCAACCCCGTCGCGCAGTCCACGGTGCCGATTTCGGTGCGACCGCAGTCGTACACGATGTCCTCGACGTCCGGCGAGGGCGACGTCAAATCGAGAGACGACGCCATCACCGTCCTGACCGAGGACGGCCTGCGCGCCGACATCGACGTGACCGTCCGCTACCGCGTGGACGCCTCGAACGCGGTCACGTTCTACCGCGAGTACCGGACGCTCGAAACCGCCGAGGAACGTCTCATCCGCCCCTCGATTCGCTCCACCCTCCGGACCGAGGCCGGTCGCCTCCCCGTGACGGTCATCTACACCGGCGAGGGGCAGACGCAACTGAAAACGGCCGCGGAGGAGGCGTTGGCGGACGAGTTCGGTAACGCCGGCCTCATCCTCGAAGCGGTACAGGTGCGCAACGTCGAACTCCCCGACGAGTACGCCCAAGCGGTCGAACGCAAGGAGATAACCGAACAGCGACGCCAGCAGAAACAGGACGAGTTGGCGGTCGAACGGCTCGAAGCCGACCGCAAGCGCATCGAAGCGAAGGGCGAGGCGGACTCGAACCGCATCATCGCCCGGTCGCTCGACCAGCGAGTGCTCGCCCAGAAGTACATCGACAAACTGGACGAGACGGACACCGTCTACATCCCCGTCGGCGACGGCGGCTATCCGCAGTTCGTTCAGTCGCTCGACTCCGCGAACTACTCCGCCGCCAGCAACGTCTCCGCGAACGTCACGGCGACCGCCGATTCGGACGCCGACTCCGCTTCGACGAACGTCTCGGGCGCGCGTTCGAACGCGACGGCGAACGACTCCGCGAACGCCTGA
- a CDS encoding DUF7470 family protein, whose protein sequence is MLDKLGAKGIAGLVVMVAGFGLVAWSAPVVAAGLGLIVVGLVLVAGGIAQSVMGMLGMGGMP, encoded by the coding sequence ATGCTCGACAAACTCGGAGCGAAGGGTATCGCCGGTCTGGTCGTCATGGTCGCCGGATTCGGACTCGTCGCGTGGAGTGCGCCCGTCGTGGCGGCGGGTCTGGGTCTCATCGTCGTCGGACTCGTTCTCGTCGCCGGCGGCATCGCGCAGTCGGTGATGGGGATGCTCGGGATGGGAGGAATGCCCTAG
- the rio1 gene encoding serine/threonine-protein kinase Rio1 encodes MSDEFGLIASDEADVPGDEWEEIDVSDTEADRIARRRDREFDDFRKRLKDADQFKVEQSVFDDATFAAIYKLVQDGYIDAFGGPISTGKEANVYEALGEEGRDVAAKIYRINASNFRHMRDYLEGDPRFEGIGHDKKQVVLAWTQKEFANLSRARQAGVRVPEPIAVERNVLVMELVGLVEDRARRLAEVNVENPQTAYEVVREYMRRLYSAGLVHGDLSEYNMIIHEGELVVIDLGQAVTVHHPNADEFLRRDCTNVAKFFSRQGLETAGDDVYEFVTTADPDPSGAPNDPSEADETDADDAGVNEED; translated from the coding sequence ATGAGCGATGAGTTCGGCCTAATCGCCTCGGACGAAGCCGACGTGCCCGGCGACGAGTGGGAAGAGATAGACGTCTCCGACACGGAGGCGGACCGCATCGCTCGCCGTCGGGACCGCGAGTTCGACGACTTTCGAAAACGGCTGAAAGACGCGGATCAGTTCAAGGTCGAACAGTCGGTGTTCGACGACGCCACGTTCGCGGCCATCTACAAACTGGTCCAAGACGGCTACATCGACGCGTTCGGCGGACCCATCTCGACGGGGAAGGAGGCGAACGTCTACGAGGCCCTCGGGGAGGAGGGACGGGACGTGGCGGCGAAGATCTATCGAATCAACGCCTCGAACTTCCGCCACATGCGCGACTACCTCGAAGGCGACCCGCGCTTCGAGGGCATCGGACACGACAAGAAGCAGGTCGTCCTCGCGTGGACCCAAAAGGAGTTCGCCAACCTCAGTCGGGCGCGGCAGGCGGGCGTCCGCGTCCCCGAACCCATCGCCGTCGAGCGGAACGTCCTCGTGATGGAACTGGTCGGACTGGTCGAAGACCGGGCGCGGCGACTCGCCGAGGTGAACGTCGAGAACCCCCAGACCGCCTACGAAGTCGTCCGCGAGTACATGCGGCGACTCTACTCCGCGGGCCTCGTCCACGGCGACCTCTCGGAGTACAACATGATAATCCACGAGGGCGAACTCGTCGTCATCGACCTCGGACAGGCGGTGACCGTCCACCACCCCAACGCCGACGAGTTCCTCCGGCGGGACTGCACCAACGTGGCGAAGTTCTTCTCGCGACAGGGGTTGGAGACGGCCGGCGACGACGTCTACGAGTTCGTCACGACGGCGGACCCCGACCCGTCGGGCGCGCCGAACGACCCCTCGGAGGCCGACGAAACCGACGCCGACGACGCTGGCGTGAACGAAGAGGACTGA
- a CDS encoding tyrosine--tRNA ligase → MDAYDLITRNAAEVVTEDEVRALADDPDGKRAYVGYEPSGVLHIGHMLTANKLIDLQEAGFEVVILLADVHAYLNDKGTFEEIRETADRMREQFVAYGLDEENTEFVLGSEYQMDEEYVLDTHALELETTISRAERAMAEIQRGSNPKVSQAVYPLMQALDIEYLDLDLAVGGLDQRKVHMLAREVLPSLDYDVRPAVHTPILADLSTGVGKMSSSEGITISMEDTEEDLREKVNKAFCPPTADPEPDGEGNERENPVLQIFQYHVFPRFESVVVERPEKYGGDLEYDDYESLESDLESGELHPADAKGALADYLDELIAPGREKIAEQRS, encoded by the coding sequence ATGGACGCCTACGACCTGATCACCCGGAACGCCGCCGAGGTGGTCACGGAGGACGAGGTACGCGCGCTAGCCGACGACCCCGATGGCAAGCGAGCGTACGTCGGGTACGAACCCTCCGGGGTCCTCCACATCGGCCACATGCTGACGGCCAACAAGCTCATCGACCTGCAGGAGGCGGGCTTCGAGGTGGTCATCCTGCTCGCGGACGTGCACGCGTACCTCAACGACAAGGGGACGTTCGAGGAGATTCGCGAGACGGCAGACCGCATGCGCGAACAGTTCGTCGCCTACGGCCTCGACGAGGAGAACACCGAGTTCGTCCTCGGCTCCGAGTACCAGATGGACGAGGAGTACGTCCTCGACACCCACGCCCTCGAACTGGAGACGACTATCTCGCGGGCCGAACGCGCGATGGCGGAGATTCAGCGCGGGTCGAACCCGAAGGTGTCGCAGGCCGTCTACCCCCTGATGCAGGCGCTCGACATCGAGTACCTCGATTTGGACCTCGCCGTCGGCGGACTCGACCAGCGGAAGGTCCACATGCTCGCCCGCGAGGTGCTTCCCTCCCTCGATTACGACGTGCGCCCGGCGGTGCACACGCCCATCCTCGCGGACCTCTCGACGGGCGTCGGCAAGATGTCCTCCTCGGAGGGCATCACCATCTCGATGGAGGACACAGAAGAGGACCTCAGAGAGAAGGTGAACAAGGCGTTCTGCCCGCCGACGGCCGACCCCGAACCCGACGGCGAGGGCAACGAACGGGAGAACCCCGTGCTGCAGATATTCCAGTACCACGTGTTCCCGCGCTTCGAGAGCGTCGTCGTCGAACGCCCCGAGAAGTACGGCGGCGACTTGGAGTACGACGACTACGAGTCGCTGGAGTCGGACCTCGAATCCGGCGAACTCCACCCCGCCGACGCGAAGGGCGCACTCGCGGACTACCTCGACGAACTCATCGCGCCGGGCCGCGAGAAGATAGCCGAACAGCGCTCCTGA
- the rnz gene encoding ribonuclease Z — protein sequence MRVTFLGTGGAVPTTERGPSALLVAREGERLLFDCGEGTQRQMMRFGTGFSVSHLFVTHLHGDHVLGIPGLIQTWDFNDREEPIAIHAPPGGKRHLQSLVNAGGYQPGYPVNIHEVRPGSVALSGDGYEVRTFETEHRNVRSMGYALVEDDRPGRFDRERAEELGVPVGPAFGRLHAGESVELDDGTVVEPEQVVGDPRPGRTLVYTGDTRPVGGTVEAADRPDLLVHDATFAGDWAERARSTGHSTGREAAEIANRAGARRLALTHISSRYAGDPTPILDEAREVFEGEEVFVPEDGEKMEIPYPDADADSE from the coding sequence ATGCGCGTGACGTTTCTCGGGACCGGCGGTGCCGTGCCGACGACGGAACGGGGTCCGAGCGCCCTCCTCGTCGCACGCGAGGGGGAGCGACTGCTGTTCGACTGCGGCGAGGGGACCCAACGGCAGATGATGCGGTTCGGAACCGGCTTCTCCGTCTCCCACCTGTTCGTCACGCACCTCCACGGCGACCACGTCCTCGGGATTCCCGGGCTGATACAGACGTGGGACTTCAACGACCGCGAGGAGCCCATCGCGATACACGCGCCGCCGGGGGGAAAGCGGCACCTCCAGAGCCTCGTGAACGCGGGCGGTTACCAACCGGGCTACCCCGTGAACATCCACGAGGTGCGACCGGGGAGCGTCGCACTCTCGGGCGACGGCTACGAGGTTCGGACGTTCGAGACGGAGCACCGAAACGTCCGGTCGATGGGGTACGCACTCGTCGAGGACGACAGGCCGGGGCGGTTCGACCGCGAACGCGCGGAGGAACTCGGCGTCCCCGTCGGTCCCGCGTTCGGCCGCCTCCACGCCGGCGAGTCCGTCGAACTCGACGACGGCACCGTGGTCGAACCCGAACAGGTCGTCGGCGACCCCCGACCCGGGCGAACGCTCGTCTACACCGGCGACACCCGACCCGTCGGCGGCACCGTCGAGGCGGCCGACCGACCGGACCTCCTCGTCCACGACGCCACCTTCGCCGGCGACTGGGCCGAACGCGCGCGGTCCACCGGCCACTCCACCGGCCGGGAGGCCGCCGAGATAGCGAACCGCGCGGGGGCGCGACGACTCGCACTCACCCACATCTCCTCCCGATACGCGGGCGACCCGACGCCGATACTCGACGAGGCCCGCGAGGTGTTCGAGGGCGAGGAGGTGTTCGTCCCCGAGGACGGAGAGAAGATGGAGATTCCGTACCCCGACGCGGACGCCGACTCGGAGTAG
- a CDS encoding SHOCT domain-containing protein, protein MSDRSQWWGGDWGDDWEDASLDDDPIVEATSLLVVGLGLASMVGIVPIQPFWMVFVIGFAVVVPLVALLRKHQLDSANAEADRTTDAAERTADEDEGDTEFDDALARIRDRYARGELSEEQFERKLELLLETETPEDARERVRRARAERAAREAQTETESES, encoded by the coding sequence ATGAGTGACCGGAGCCAGTGGTGGGGAGGGGACTGGGGTGACGACTGGGAGGACGCCTCCCTCGACGACGACCCCATCGTCGAGGCGACGAGCCTCCTCGTCGTCGGCCTCGGTCTCGCCTCGATGGTCGGAATCGTTCCGATACAGCCGTTCTGGATGGTGTTCGTCATCGGATTCGCCGTCGTCGTCCCGTTGGTGGCGCTCCTGCGAAAGCACCAACTCGACTCGGCGAACGCGGAGGCCGACCGGACGACGGACGCCGCGGAACGGACGGCCGACGAGGACGAGGGCGACACCGAGTTCGACGACGCCCTCGCCCGAATCCGCGACCGGTACGCGCGGGGCGAACTCTCCGAGGAACAGTTCGAGCGGAAACTCGAACTCCTCTTGGAGACGGAGACGCCGGAGGACGCCCGGGAGCGCGTCCGACGCGCGAGAGCGGAACGCGCGGCGCGAGAGGCGCAGACGGAGACGGAGTCCGAGTCGTAG